A genome region from Amblyraja radiata isolate CabotCenter1 chromosome 4, sAmbRad1.1.pri, whole genome shotgun sequence includes the following:
- the inhba gene encoding inhibin beta A chain yields MAMYLLGGMFLLLGGIWARASPTLPAQEARLTDCPTCSIPKLPSDPVGADNQLVEAVKRHILNMLHLKNRPNITQTVPKAALLNALKKLHVGRVGEDGRVEIEEHSSEQSAPREPEQASEIISFAEAGPSQDVVHFQITKEEDGELSLVDQANIWLYLRLSNKSSRSRSKVTIRLYQGDNSKAISEKQVDIKGSGWHTLPVSRTVQNILATRERSLLLKVSCDRCQEAGAFPVLVESAGKKDESRRPFLMLLVRESEAHAHRIRKRGLECEGKVNICCRKQFYVNFRDIGWSDWIIAPTGYYGNYCEGECPSHIAGTSGSSLSFHSAVINHYRIRGYSPFNSIKSCCVPTKLRAMSMLYYDDVHNIVKKDIPNMIVEECGCS; encoded by the exons ATGGCAATGTACCTGCTCGGTGGGATGTTTCTGCTGCTCGGTGGGATTTGGGCGCGGGCTTCGCCCACTTTACCTGCTCAGGAAGCGCGGTTGACTGACTGTCCGACCTGCTCCATTCCCAAACTGCCGTCGGATCCAGTCGGCGCAGACAACCAGCTGGTGGAAGCCGTGAAAAGGCACATCCTGAATATGCTGCATTTAAAAAATAGGCCTAACATCACCCAAACGGTCCCCAAAGCTGCACTTTTAAACGCTTTGAAGAAGCTGCACGTCGGGCGAGTCGGAGAGGACGGGCGAGTGGAAATCGAAGAACATTCTTCCGAGCAGTCAGCGCCGCGAGAGCCCGAACAGGCTTCGGAGATCATCAGCTTTGCTGAAGCAG GTCCGTCCCAGGATGTGGTGCACTTTCAGATTACCAAGGAGGAGGATGGCGAGCTGTCTTTGGTGGACCAGGCCAATATCTGGCTTTACCTGAGGCTCTCGAACAAATCGAGCCGAAGCCGGAGTAAAGTGACCATCAGGCTGTACCAAGGGGATAACAGTAAGGCCATCAGCGAGAAGCAGGTGGATATCAAGGGGAGTGGTTGGCACACCCTGCCCGTGTCGAGGACAGTGCAGAACATCCTGGCGACACGGGAGAGATCTCTGCTCCTGAAGGTGTCCTGCGACCGGTGCCAGGAGGCCGGCGCCTTCCCAGTGCTCGTGGAGTCGGCGGGGAAGAAGGACGAGTCGCGCCGCCCCTTCCTCATGCTGCTGGTGCGGGAATCGGAAGCTCACGCACACCGAATCCGCAAGCGGGGGCTGGAGTGCGAGGGAAAAGTCAACATCTGCTGCAGGAAACAGTTTTACGTGAACTTCCGAGACATCGGCTGGAGCGATTGGATCATCGCGCCGACCGGGTACTATGGGAACTATTGCGAAGGCGAGTGCCCCAGTCACATCGCCGGCACGTCGGGTTCATCGCTCTCCTTCCACTCGGCCGTCATCAACCATTACAGGATCAGGGGTTATAGCCCCTTCAACAGCATCAAATCGTGCTGCGTCCCCACCAAACTCAGAGCAATGTCCATGCTGTACTACGATGACGTGCACAACATCGTGAAAAAGGACATCCCCAACATGATCGTAGAAGAATGCGGCTGTTCATAA